Proteins from one Gossypium raimondii isolate GPD5lz chromosome 8, ASM2569854v1, whole genome shotgun sequence genomic window:
- the LOC128043043 gene encoding uncharacterized protein LOC128043043, which translates to MKGFLDDYEKVSGQKINLAKSQIFFSSNCSEEIQDQLKNYIGVRAVSSKERYLGLPTMAGRKKKEALQRIYDSLRIIVNGWGSQMLSQWGKEVFIKAVLHAIPTYSMSSVLLPKYMARSTCRFGERRAGGDRPPAWCAEGAHGVAAARGKAGNPRVP; encoded by the exons ATGAAAGGATTTTTAGATGACTACGAGAAAGTGTCAGGTCAGAAGATTAATTTGGCTAAGTCTCAAATTTTCTTTAGTTCTAACTGTTCTGAAGAAATTCAAGatcaattgaaaaattatatagGTGTTAGGGCAGTTTCGAGTAAGGAAAGGTATTTGGGTCTGCCTACTATGGCGGGGCGGAAGAAGAAAGAGGCTCTTCAGAGGATCTACGATAGTTTGAGAATAATAGTGAACGGGTGGGGGAGCCAGATGCTTTCCCAATGGGGTAAAGAAGTCTTCATCAAAGCTGTGTTACATGCCATACCGACTTATTCCATGTCTTCTGTTCTTCTTCCGAA GTACATGGCAAGGTCAACTTGCCGTTTTGGTGAAAGGAGGGCTGGCGGTGACAGACCTCCGGCGTGGTGCGCTGAAGGTGCACATGGGGTAGCAGCGGCGCGAGGCAAGgcagggaaccctagggttccttGA